GTCGAGCCTGACGAAGAGGCCGCCGCCGGCCGGCACCTCGACGCCGCCGCCGAAGCGCAGGCCGGGCTCGAACTCGTCGCGCACGTTGGTGGTGCCGGCGCTGGTCACATAGGTGGTCTCGAAGCGGGTTCCGACCACGCCGAAGCGACCGTAGACCAGGTTGTCCGCCGGCAGGAAATAGCCGATCAGGCCGGAGCCGCCCAGCGTCTCCTGCTTGTCGACCATGAATTGGCGACCGCCCGGCAGGCGGGTGTGCGTCCAGTCGGCACCGCTCAGCTCCACCTCGAGCTCGCCAGCCAGATACCAGTTGCCGAAGCGCTCGCCGTAGCCGCCGAAGGCGCCGCCGGTCCAGCCCAGCGCGCCGAAATCCGCGGTCAGGCTACCGCCGGCCCCGCGCGGGCCTTCCAGGCCGGAATTGAGCTCGCCCACGCCGCCCTGCACGCCGGCATAGAAGCCGCCCAGATCGGCCTCGCCGTCGAGGCCCGACCGATAGGCCGCCATGTCTTCGTCGCTGTAGTGCGGCGCCCATTGCGCGCCGATGCGGAAGAACAGCCGGTTTTCGTCGTAATCCTCGCCGGCGGCCTCGGATTCCCGGCGCTGGTAGGAATAGTCGGTGCCGAGCCATATGTGCGGCGTGACGTAGTACGCCAGACCCAGATTGGCATCCAGCAGCCGGTCGCTGCGGGTAATCCCGACATAGTCGTTGAAGGTGTAGTCGGCCGACAGCTGTGCGCTCAGGTCCGGCGCGAGCAGATGCTCGACGCCGGCGCCGAAACGGGTCGCCAGATAGCTCGACGCGCCCGTCGCGGTGGTTTCCGCGATCGTGCGGTCGACGATGCCCGTCACCGTTGTGCGCAGCGTCGGGCGCCAGGTCAGCCTGGCGCCGAAGTCGAACGCGTCGACGTCCTCCAGCGTGACGCCGTCGTAGTCCTGGTGCAGATAGCCGGCGAGCAGCTCCACCCAGGACTCGTTCTCCAACCCGATCACCATCCCGGCGGCCGCATTGAAGCCGGCCGAATCGCGGTCGACGCCGGCGTCGTCGACCGCATCGTCATAGTCGCGCAGGTCGAGCGCGCCCTGGACGAAGGCCTGCCAGCCCGGCTCGATCAGATAGCCGACACGCGCGCCGATGTCGGTGAGGGCCCGGTCGCGGTCGTCGTTGTTGATGGTGCCGCCGGTCGAGTCGACATCGTCGAAATCGATGTGCCGATAGGTGCCGGCCGCCCGAACGGATAGGGGATCGAACCGGACCGAACCGCCGGCGAAACCGTAAATCTCGTCGAACAGGGTTGGGCCGGTGCCGTTGACCTCGTCCGGCGAGCTGCGCGGCTCGTGGTCGTGGGTAAAGCGCGCCCCGCCGAACAGGTTCGCCTCGGGCGAGAAGTCGACGCGGCCCTCGCCGCCGACCCGCCAGTCGACATAGTCCTCGCTGCTCCGGTTCGCATGGCGGCCGACATCCATGCTGCCGTAGACCGACAGTGCGTGCTCACCCCAATCGGAATCGAGCCGCAGCGAGGGCGACACCACGGTCACCGCGTCGTGGACCTTGTGGTTGCGGGTGGCGAAGATGTTGTCGTCGTAGAACTCGGTCAGCGTCAGCCGCGGATCGAGCACGAACGAACCGATCTGCAGGGCGCCCGAATCCGCCGCCGCGGCTTCGGTTTGAGTTTCCGTTCCGTCGGATGCCGCGGTCGCGGCATCGCCCGGCTCCTCTGCCGCGGCCGACTGCCAGCCCAGGATGACGGCGGCCGCCGGAACGAACGATCCTAGACGCTTCACCTTGTGTCTTCCCCTGCCCTTACGCGATCGGCGCTTCGCCGTTCGCGCAACATGGCATCGAGCGCATCCGGAACTATGATGCATATCAAGGCTGTGCAGGGCCAGCCCCGTGCGACCGATGGCCCGCGGCGGTCCGGTCAGGGCTGCGGCAGGGCTTTCAGATAGGCGGCCAGCGAGAATCCCTCGGCCGCCGCCAAGTCCGCGGTCAGACCGCATTCGAAGCCGAGCGCCTTGCGCGCCGCGATGTGGTCGGCCGGGCGGTTGACGCTCTCCACGCCGACGAATCGGTCGCCGGAGAAACAGAACACCGACAGCCTGCCGGCGTCGTCGCCGCGCTGCGCCACGGTGCGGTCGGCGCCGGCGGTCAGCCCGGCGATCTGCAGCTTGGCGTCGGCCTGGTCGGTCCAGAACCATGGCACCGCCGCATAGGGTTCGGGCCTGCCGACCAGCCTGCGGGCGATGCATTTCGCGTGGTCGACCGCATTCTGCACCGATTCCAGGCGCACGCGGCCCACGCCCCAGGGGCTGTCGAAGGCGGCGCAGTCGCCCAGCGCCGACACGCCGGGATCCTCAGTCTGCAGCAACCGGTCGACGACGATGCCGTTGTCGCAGGTGAGCCCGGCCGCGGCGGCCAGCTCGTCGCACGGCGCGACGCCGACGGCGACCAGAACGGCGTCGCCGCCCTCGATCGCGCCGTCGGCCGTCTCCACCGCCGTCGCCCGCCCCGCATCGGCGCGGATGCGCGCGACCTTGGCGCCGAGCCGCACGTCGACGCCGAGACGCCGATGCAGGTCGAGGAAATGCGCCGACATCGCCGGCGAGACCGCACGGGCCATCAGCCGCGGCAACGCCTCGAACACCACCACGTCGAGCCCGCGCTGGCGCGCGGTCGCCGCGACCTCCAGCCCGATGAAGCCGCCGCCGATCACCAGCAGCCGGCCACCGTCGTCGAGCCGCGCCCGCAACGCCTCGGCGTCGTCGACGGTGCGCAGGTCCAGCACGCCTGCGGCGTCGATACCCTCGATCGGCGGCCGGCGGTTGCGCGCCCCCGTCGCCAGGATCAGATGGTCGAAGGCGCGGCTGCCGCCGTCGTCCAGCGTCACTCGCCGCACGGCGCGGTCGATGGCCGCAACGCGCCGGCCGGCGATGAGGTCGATGCGCTGGTCGAGGAAAAACGCGGCGTTGCGCAACATCAGCGCGTCGCGCTCCAGCGGCGTCTTCAGAAAGGCCTTCGACAACGGCGGACGCTGGTAGGGCAGACCCGGCTCCGCGCCGACCAGCGCGATCGCGCCGTCATAGCCTTCCTCGCGCAACGAGGCGGCAACCTGGGCGCCGCCCTGGCCGGCGCCGACGATGACAACGGACCGTGGCGTCACACCTGGCGCTCGGGCATGTGCACCACGATGCCGTCGATCTCCGGCCCGGCCGTGATCTGGCAACTCAGCCGGCTGGTCGGCCGCTCCTCGGACGCGGCGCAGACCAGCATCTCGTCCTCCACCTCGCTGCGCGGCGGCAGCCGGCCGACGTCGGCCTCGTCGACATAGACGTGGCAGGTGGCGCACATGGCGGAGCCGCCGCATTCGCCGACGATGCCGGCGATGCCGTTCCGCACCGCCCCCATCATCAGGCTGGTGCCGTCTGGCACGTCAACCGTGGTGCGCGTGCCGTCGAAGGCGACATAGGTCACTTTGGCCATGAGGTCTTTCCGCAGGTTGTTCGCAGTCTTCTTGTTCGCCGGTCGGGCGCTATCCGGGGACGAAGCGCACCGGCAGGCTGTCGAGCGCATGCAGGGCGTTGCCCGGCCGCCAGCGCGGCTGGCCGGCAAGCGCGATCCGGCCGACCTTGCGCGCCAGCACATTGAACATGACCTCGGCCTCCAGCTTGGCAACGGCCTGGCCGACGCAGCCGTGCACGCCGGTGCCGAAGCCGAGATGGCCGCGCGTATCGCGGCGGATGTCGAAGCGGTCTGCGTCCGGCCACTTCGCCGGGTCGCGATTGGCCGATCCGAGCACGCACATCACCTTGCGGCCCGCGCCGAGGCGGATGCCGCCGACCTCCACATCCGCAACGGTCGTGCGGCAGAACGTGTGCACCGGGCTGGTGAAGCGCAGCACCTCCTCGAACGCTGCCCGCGCCAGCGACGGGTCGTCGCGCAGCAACGCCCACTGGTCCGGATTGCTGGCGAAGCACCACAGCGCATTGCCGAGGCCGGTGACGGTTGTGTCGATGCCGGCGGACAGCAGCGAGCGCACCAGGAGGGCGGCCTCGTCCAAGCTTAGCGTGCCGTCGTCGGCCGCCTGGTAGATCACGTCGCCGAAGCCGCCGGGTGCCAGCCGGTCGCGCTGGCACATCGCCGCGATCCACGGCACCACGGTCGCGGCGTGGGCGAGCGAGTCGCGGCGCAGGCGGTTGTCCGGCCCCATCGCGTTGAACGCCATCATGCCGTAGACGATCAGGTTGCGCCGGTCCTCCGGCCCGATGCCGACGGCGTCGGGAAAGACCTTCAGCGGAAACGGCTCGGCGAAGTCGGCGACCGCGTCGAAGGTGCCGCGTTCGAGCAGGCCGTCGACCAGGGCTTCGGCCTCCGCCGCAAAGCGGTCGCGCAGGGCCGTCACCGCGCGCGGCGACAACGCCCGGGTAATCACCGCACGCGTGCGCGTGTGCTCGGGCGGATCGACCTCGAGCACGATGCTGCGCGGCCGCCAAGGCTTCTCCCTGGCGAAGTCGGACAGGCCGACGCCGCGCGACGAGCAGAAGCGCTGATGGTCGCCGAAGGTCGGATGCACCTCTGCATAACGACCCATCGCCCAACAGCCGTAGCGCGCGATCCACACGACCGGCCCGCGGGCGCGCAGGGCGGCGTAGTAGTCGTAAGGATCGGCCAGCACCGCCTCGTCATAGGGGTCGACGTCCCAGACGGGATAGTCGCCCTGCGGGCGGTCGTCGGTTTCCAGCGTGGCCTGGGTCGTCATCGGGCGTTCCGGCGCGTGTTCTCGACGGCCACTATAGCGGCAGTCACAGCATCCGGCGCAACACGGCGGGCGTATCGGTGCAGATCGCGTCGACGCCCAGCCCGATCAGGGCGGCGAGTTCGTCCTCGCGTTCCTCGTGCCACAGCGTCACCGCGAGCCCGGCGGCGTGTACGGCCGCGACATCCGCGGCCGTCAGCAACTGCGACGCCCTGGGCGCGCGCGCCTCCCAGCACGGATGCACGCCGTCGGCCCGATAGCGGCGGGCGAGATCGACCAGGGTCGCCGGATCGACGACGCTGCCGATCATCAGCGACGTGCGGAGCGCCGGTCGCGCCTGCTTGACGGCGGCCATCGCGACGCAGTCGAAGCCGCCGACAACGACGTCTTCGGTCCGGCGGCTGGCGAGCGCCTGCATCAGCGCAGGCACGGCCGCCCGATCCTTGACCTCGATCAGCAGGCCGACCGGTTGGCCGGCCTGCCAGTCCAGCAGGTCGTCCAGCAGCACCGTTTCCGGCGCCTGCCGCAGGATCTGCGCGGCGATCTGGCCGGCGACGGCCACCCCGCCGGCCAGCACGAGGTCGTGCCGCACGACGAGCACGCCGTCGGCGCTGAGCTGGACATCGCACTCGATCGCGTCGGCGCCTTCCTCGACCGCGCCTTCGAATGCCGCCCAGCTGTTGTCGGGATGGGCGTGGCTCGCCCCGCGATGCGCGATGACGCGGGGGCGGCTCATGCGCATGCATGCCACAGCCGGGCCAGCGCGCCGGGCGCGTTGGTGGTGATCTGGTCGGCGCCGGCTCGTACGACGGCGCGCAGGATCGACGCGATGTCGGGCGT
The nucleotide sequence above comes from Alphaproteobacteria bacterium. Encoded proteins:
- a CDS encoding outer membrane beta-barrel protein, with translation MKRLGSFVPAAAVILGWQSAAAEEPGDAATAASDGTETQTEAAAADSGALQIGSFVLDPRLTLTEFYDDNIFATRNHKVHDAVTVVSPSLRLDSDWGEHALSVYGSMDVGRHANRSSEDYVDWRVGGEGRVDFSPEANLFGGARFTHDHEPRSSPDEVNGTGPTLFDEIYGFAGGSVRFDPLSVRAAGTYRHIDFDDVDSTGGTINNDDRDRALTDIGARVGYLIEPGWQAFVQGALDLRDYDDAVDDAGVDRDSAGFNAAAGMVIGLENESWVELLAGYLHQDYDGVTLEDVDAFDFGARLTWRPTLRTTVTGIVDRTIAETTATGASSYLATRFGAGVEHLLAPDLSAQLSADYTFNDYVGITRSDRLLDANLGLAYYVTPHIWLGTDYSYQRRESEAAGEDYDENRLFFRIGAQWAPHYSDEDMAAYRSGLDGEADLGGFYAGVQGGVGELNSGLEGPRGAGGSLTADFGALGWTGGAFGGYGERFGNWYLAGELEVELSGADWTHTRLPGGRQFMVDKQETLGGSGLIGYFLPADNLVYGRFGVVGTRFETTYVTSAGTTNVRDEFEPGLRFGGGVEVPAGGGLFVRLDQTYTAYRNYQIEGGNGLDDFSNTENLTRLGIGYRFGMLREGEPDSPDNPLAGFYFGGQLGHDGLVSANSGPRQAGSVLDAERGGYGASAGVYGGYGLRLDDFYLAGELDAEISDASWDIERDPTGRVYSVDKHHSVGASLIAGYVLGDAALLYGRVGLVRTLFHTDYATTGTSTSEDNTQTGLRFGSGVEVPASDTVSLRFDFTYTDYESFDVEYGANVDRFDNAENQFRIGLAYRF
- a CDS encoding FAD-dependent oxidoreductase; amino-acid sequence: MTPRSVVIVGAGQGGAQVAASLREEGYDGAIALVGAEPGLPYQRPPLSKAFLKTPLERDALMLRNAAFFLDQRIDLIAGRRVAAIDRAVRRVTLDDGGSRAFDHLILATGARNRRPPIEGIDAAGVLDLRTVDDAEALRARLDDGGRLLVIGGGFIGLEVAATARQRGLDVVVFEALPRLMARAVSPAMSAHFLDLHRRLGVDVRLGAKVARIRADAGRATAVETADGAIEGGDAVLVAVGVAPCDELAAAAGLTCDNGIVVDRLLQTEDPGVSALGDCAAFDSPWGVGRVRLESVQNAVDHAKCIARRLVGRPEPYAAVPWFWTDQADAKLQIAGLTAGADRTVAQRGDDAGRLSVFCFSGDRFVGVESVNRPADHIAARKALGFECGLTADLAAAEGFSLAAYLKALPQP
- a CDS encoding 2Fe-2S iron-sulfur cluster-binding protein; this encodes MAKVTYVAFDGTRTTVDVPDGTSLMMGAVRNGIAGIVGECGGSAMCATCHVYVDEADVGRLPPRSEVEDEMLVCAASEERPTSRLSCQITAGPEIDGIVVHMPERQV
- a CDS encoding cytochrome P450, with the translated sequence MTTQATLETDDRPQGDYPVWDVDPYDEAVLADPYDYYAALRARGPVVWIARYGCWAMGRYAEVHPTFGDHQRFCSSRGVGLSDFAREKPWRPRSIVLEVDPPEHTRTRAVITRALSPRAVTALRDRFAAEAEALVDGLLERGTFDAVADFAEPFPLKVFPDAVGIGPEDRRNLIVYGMMAFNAMGPDNRLRRDSLAHAATVVPWIAAMCQRDRLAPGGFGDVIYQAADDGTLSLDEAALLVRSLLSAGIDTTVTGLGNALWCFASNPDQWALLRDDPSLARAAFEEVLRFTSPVHTFCRTTVADVEVGGIRLGAGRKVMCVLGSANRDPAKWPDADRFDIRRDTRGHLGFGTGVHGCVGQAVAKLEAEVMFNVLARKVGRIALAGQPRWRPGNALHALDSLPVRFVPG
- a CDS encoding glycerophosphodiester phosphodiesterase; translated protein: MSRPRVIAHRGASHAHPDNSWAAFEGAVEEGADAIECDVQLSADGVLVVRHDLVLAGGVAVAGQIAAQILRQAPETVLLDDLLDWQAGQPVGLLIEVKDRAAVPALMQALASRRTEDVVVGGFDCVAMAAVKQARPALRTSLMIGSVVDPATLVDLARRYRADGVHPCWEARAPRASQLLTAADVAAVHAAGLAVTLWHEEREDELAALIGLGVDAICTDTPAVLRRML